In the genome of Capricornis sumatraensis isolate serow.1 chromosome 4, serow.2, whole genome shotgun sequence, the window TCTTAATTCTTTGACTTATCAGAAAGTTTGGGAACATGAGAACCATTTATACATTCACAATGAGAGGGTTATTACCAGTTCATGTTATTTTGGGGACAAACTGCACACTACGAAATGCAGTCCATAGGACGTGAACATGATCTTGGCCACACCTTGGCATGACTGGTTTGCAAAATTATTTCCCTATCCTTCTGAAATCTATTCAACACAGAATCGAACAATAGCAACTCTGGCAAGAATCCTCctatatacacaatgaaaaaaTCGTTTTGAGCTCTGCAAGTGATAATATTAATACAAGTGTCACACTTTTCACAGCCACTGAAAGACAGGGGTGAGCCTGGCTAAGGTCGCAGGATTTTATGATGGCTTTAGTGTTTAGGGCGGTGGTACAATTAGTTGGAATTTCATTATCCTTGCTGGGATGGGTTTTATCCTGTCTTACAAACTACCTGCCGCAATGGAAGAATTTCAACCTGGacttaaatgaaatggaaaactgGACCATGGGGCTCTGGCAAGCCTGTGTCGTCCAGGAGGAAGTGGGGATGCAGTGCAAGGACTTCGAGTCTTTCCTGGGTTTGCCTGCTGAGCTCAGGATCTCCAGGGTTTTAATGTTCCTCTCGAATGGGCTGGGGCTCCTGGGCCTGCTGGTGTCGGGCTTTGGCCTGGACTGCTTGACGATTGGAGAGACACAGCGGGACGTCAAGAAGCGGCTGTTGATCCTGGGAGGAATTCTGTTCTGGACAGCGGGCGTCACAGCCCTCGTTCCCGTCTCTTGGGTGGCCCACGTGACAGTGCAGGAGTTCTGGGACGAGCGCATCCCCGAGATTGTGCCCAGGTGGGAGTTTGGAGAGGCCCTCTTTATCGGCTGGTTTGCTGGATTTTCTCTCCTGCTAGGAGGGTGTCTGCTGAACTGGGCTGCCTGCGGGACCCAGGCTCCCCTGGCTTCCGGCCACTACGCAGTGGCAGAAACGCAGCCTCACCGTCTACATCTGGAGATGAAAACCACTCACCTGAAACTCTAAGCCAGAAGGGGTCCGTGGTGTCTCCTCCTCGGATGATTTGGTAGGATTTCCTGGTTACACGGTCACCCATTCACTATGCTTTCCATTTTCTAAAAtgcattttcctttgttgtttctgaaactgtcatttctttctaaggtggtaaattattttcttctactcTGAGGCCAAAACCATTCAAGACTTAATAGTTATCATACTCATTACTGGGGATGggttttctcaattttaaaacagATTCAGTGACTGCACGGAACTGGTCAATAAAACATTATATTAGCACCTACACATCTTTTGAAGGTGTTATTCATAGAGATAAAATCACTTGGCAAATGAAAATGTTACTGAGAATCATTGACTTCTTTTAAGTGTTTAAAATCATGTTATACTGAAACTAGAagtctggtttccctggtggctcagtggtaaagaatcgcatgggtttgattcttgcgttggaaagatcccctggaggaggaaagggcaacccagtccaggtatcttgcctgggaaatcccacggacagaggagcccgtcaggctacagtcaatggggtggcagagtcagatgcaacttagcaactaaacaacagaagtCTGGCTGTCTGATTACACTAAAAGAATCGCTGGTTGTCTGAAAGCATGAGAGATGCCTATGGGGGACACACCATCTCCTTTTTAATTGTAGAGCTCAGTGCCTCTTTGGAGACCATCTGAAGCACAGGGCAGCCTGGAGGTTTAAAGATTCATGTAAAAATCTACCACACAGATATGCTTTTGCTTCTGTGCCCCGTGTTCTGGAGTAGATGGAGCAGGCACAGGGGCGCTGTGGGCCAGGACCAGGGGCTGTGGGCAGAGCAccacccctccccaggccctttttaaaagaatcattgaTATATATGGTCCAGCCAATAGCTATTCACAACAAGTGTGGGCTTGAGGAATTCTTCCTGaaagattttatatttgtttgttacATAGTTTGAGTCAACTTTTGTGTTTGTGCCAGTCAGGAAAATTAAGTGAACAATAAAGACACTGAAATAAAGCATTAGGCAATAtgtatctttgttttaaaaaaaaaacactgaatttttttcCCATCCACGAACACATGAAAAGTGCAGAAACGAGAGTTAATCTATGTGATGTATTTGCATACTTTTACAAACAAgacaaattaaaacagaaacatattCAGAATTTAACCTGATTAAATATTTAGTTTCAGTCCTGAGCTTTCGATATTTAATACAATATAAAGTAAtaccaaaaaagattttaaatttatttgatttGCATGCTACAGAGATTCAGCTAAACTTTGTTCATTTGGCTAGCAATATTCTTTTTGTACCTGTAACACTTAGATTCTGATATACAAAATTGTAATAACATATTGGTAATTCAAACTTGAGAACTAAATATTACATTCTTTTTACCCTGTGAAGAATAAattctacctttaaaaaatagtatttataatattaaaattcatGTTGTCCAGATGGTTTTGTGATCAagttattaaaatgttttgtCACTGTGAATCATTTGGGTTAGTACAAATACGACAGGATTGTTAAAAGCTGCCTATAAATACATAACACTATTGCTGATTTTTAAAGTGTGAAAAAggattatattaaaataagtttGTCTTTCATGTTAGAAATGAGCAAATGCTGTAAAATAAGACCAAAGCATCTTGCATACAACTGCTAACTACCAGCCTGAGACAGCTTTTACTCTTTTATGCCTGTCTGAAACTCTTGTGTAGTACAAAAAGTTAACAGCTAATCTGATGGAATTTATAAAGCTGTAAATATTCCAATATAGCCTCTTCTATGTCAAACATTTAAGATGGCCAGAACCAAACTATATATTAAACAGAACATAAATAAGaccgtaaataaataaatgaagaaaataaaatcgtaCGGTACAACCACACATAATCCTATAAACATTTTCATGGTCAAACTGAGAAGCTGAAGACAGCTGACCTTCATTTAACTCTACAttaaataaacttctgtttttcaCATTTGACCTTGACAAGGAAGACCGGTGCTCTTTCTCCGGTTCTCCTCGGTCACCTAATAGGATGAACTGGGCTGCCTGCGAGGACTGTGCTCAGTCAATTCACGAGGCTGGTTTTTGTTCAAAGTACTGTCACGTCCAGTTATCACTTCAGAAACTTTTGTACATAAACGGTGGGGACACTTAGGAAAAGTCATTCCAGTTCTAGGCTCAGAAATGGCTTGATTTGAATTCTGATTCTGAAAAAATGAACTTTCCAAAACATGTgtaatttctttcaaatataaattCTTACCAATGAGGATTCTAGCTTAGGAATAGAactgatgtttcttttttttatgggaCCCATtcctttaagataattttttcatctcataaaaaaaaaaatttgattccACTTGCTACCTAAGGTGGCTCACCAAACCCTGCCTCTTCCAGTATTACAGACCGGGTAGAAAGTATGGCTTAACTTGCAcaaaaactgtttattttaaaagccttGTATGCAGGCAGGACTACACTGGGGATTTGTTTAAGAAGTGCTTGAGTTGGGTAAGCTAACATTCTCCACCGGAGGGAACTTTAGTTGGTTTCCATCTTGTCCGTCtggaatatactttttttttttaacaagtgacTCAACCTTTATTTCAATTTAATAATCTTCCCAGgcactctcttctctttgcatccTAACAGTTTACCACAATTTACAGACAGGATTCCCTAAAAATGACGGCTGCAAAGTAACTTCTAGTAAATGTTTGATGAAATCTGTTTACTGAAGTATTTGGCAACCCCGATTCAGTCAAGACATCCCTTCCTCTGCTCCCAGTTGCACCGCATGAGGCTGACGCGTCTCCCTTCGCCGGCACCGCTGTTCCTCCAAGCCCCGGGCCCCCACCTTCCTCTACCGGGTATCATCCTCATGCCTCGCACCCAACCCGCCTGGTGCACGCCTGACACGCGGGTGTGAACACTTACGCTCACGCTGACTGAGAAGCAGCGGCTGCTCACTGATGTGCTGATTCTGTTGTGTTGGAGGCGAACTGGCCTTCTT includes:
- the LOC138079111 gene encoding claudin-22-like produces the protein MALVFRAVVQLVGISLSLLGWVLSCLTNYLPQWKNFNLDLNEMENWTMGLWQACVVQEEVGMQCKDFESFLGLPAELRISRVLMFLSNGLGLLGLLVSGFGLDCLTIGETQRDVKKRLLILGGILFWTAGVTALVPVSWVAHVTVQEFWDERIPEIVPRWEFGEALFIGWFAGFSLLLGGCLLNWAACGTQAPLASGHYAVAETQPHRLHLEMKTTHLKL